The following DNA comes from Cenarchaeum symbiont of Oopsacas minuta.
GTAAAAAAATATCCCAACTGCAGTAAACAACGCAGTCATTGCATTTAGTGCAAAAAAAGCATAAATGACAGATATACAGCTTGTCACTAATCCATATACTAGTACAATAGTAGGAGATATAGCACCAGATGGTATTGGTCTATTGCGTGTCCTAGTCATAGCAGGATCTATATCTCTATCATAATAGTGGTTGAGTGCACTAGAACCAGCAGATGCAACAGTGCCGACTATGATTATATTCAAATATGCTAGATAGTTTGGCGAATCTGGCATCACGATTAGTGTCTCAGCAGCATACATTGACGTAACTGCCGTAATTACCAGTAAAACCACTATACGTGGTTTTGAGACTTCTAGTATTTGCGATAGTACCAAGGAAAATCTTTGATATGTCGGGATTTTTAACTCTATAGCAACTTGACGCCATACATGACATTATTTTAGTACAATTGGAATGATTTTCACTCATCTTGAATTTATAGGATACATTTTTTCACATATCTAACCCATGTATTTGCACTTTTTATGGATCATGGCCTGTCACTTGGCACAATCTATACACATACGTGTTTACAAAGGATTAATTATTACGCCTAGAGCTGGCATTTATGAGCAACTGGGATTTGATGATGCCAGGAATGGGATTGACTTCCATAGGTCTTGCTGGCGTGGTCATATCGTATTCTGGTATAGCTCATACGTTCATAGACGGTATGCACGCCCTTACTGGTCTTACCATGTTTATAGGACTGATCTTTTTGGCAGCAGGAATACTAGATGGGGGAGTCTCTACTAGTAACAGAGCAAAAGCTACAGTTCTTGTCATATTATCAATATCGTTGGCATTTGGTACTGCTGCGCTAATTTTTAACACAGTAAGTAGTGTTCCATTATTTGCCGGAATTATGATGGTTATTGCAATACCATCCATAATCATTGCATACATGTCGACAAAGACTCCAGCTTATGCCCGCCCCATGGCAATAATATTCGTTCTTTCGGCAATAACTGGCATTGGTTCGTTTACAGCATTTGGTCTAATCGGTCCTTCACCATATCTTGTAGAGGAGCCGATAAAAGTTGAAACAATTCCTGCAATTCCTCAAGGTCCCATCTTTGCAATATCCATACTAGCTGACTCGGCCGAACAAGGCAATCCAGATTATGAACCAGATGCTGCAATAGTTCCTTTTGGGGATATCATAAAATGGACAAACGATGATACCGTAGCTCATACAGTAACAAGTACAAAAGACGTTGGAGAATTATTTGATTCTGGATTGTTGTTAGAAAATGAAGAGTTTTTGTTAGACTCTACAACGCTAGAATCTGGAATATATGATTATCTGTGCATAGTCCATCCATGGATGAGTGCGTCAATTACAGTAGAATAAAATTGATAAAACGTATACTGTTGAGAGAATTGCACACACAAAAAATGATAGATTATGCCAAAAGTTGTCTGCCGAATGAATCGTGTGCAATGTTGCTTGGGAGCATACATGGTGAGTGCGTCACTGTAAAAGAGGTAATACTTGCAGAAAATACAGATGCATCAACTGTAAAATTTTCCATAAACCCAGATCAGGTATTCAATACATATGCAAAGGCAAAGAAGTATGATCTTGATGTTGTAGGAATTTTCCATTCTCATCCAACCTCTGAAGCAAAGCCATCTGAGACTGATAAAAAATTCATGCTGATAAATCCTAGCGTGTGGTTGATCTATTCGGAGATAAACAAAGAGCTTGCCGCATACGGTCTTGATATCAACAAAAACGTATACAGTGTTGAAATTTTCAAATCCTAGATGGATTTTTTACCTAGATGTAAGGGATTTGAAATAATGGATTCAATATCTGCAACATCTGCACTAGTGTTACTTATGGGAAGAGATTATTATACTAGCGCGTCTGCAAAAAAATTTCTTAATTCTATAAACCTTGATTCAGGTCTTGCCATGAAGAAACTCACAGACAAGATTTGGTTAAATTATGGCGAAATTGTAAAAAATCGCAAGGATTCTGTATACAGAACTATATCAAACAGCTCAAACGAGGTGAGTCAAGTTGTTATTCTAGCTGCAGGGTATGATGCACAGGCGTTGAATATCGTTGAAAATATAGAGAGATTTTCTGTATTTGAAGTTGACATGTACAATATGGATGATAAAGCTATAAAGTATGATCAGATACTTGATCAAAGGATACGCAAACGCATATCCACTATAACGTGTGATGTTACATCCAAAAATCTCATTTCAAAACTAGAGAATGCAGGATTGGATATCCAAAAATCTACGATAATAGTTGCAGAAGGTATCAGTTATTATTTACAGTATGATCAATTTTGGGATATAGTATCATCGTTTTCTTTAAAAAATGATCGTAATCGCATAGTGTTAGACTATATGGTTCCATTGCATATGATGGATTTTGAAAATAGTGTTAGAATGTCAGGCGTATTCAACATAATCTGCGACAATGTCGGTATTAATTATTTGACAATGTATGAATATGAAAAAATACGTAAGCATGTATTATATCTCAAAGGCAAACTAGTCTCACATGAAACGCTTCATAAAATGGAGCTTGCACGTACAGGAAAAAGTACGTATTTTAGAGCAGATTCACGTGGCGGAATAGAGACATGCTCATTTGACATATGATAAAATTATAGTCACATTTGATCAAACACAGTTACAACTAGAGGTTCCATCCACGAATAGGAAAATTTACCAATAATTCCAACACATCTCTCTTAATATCAATTGGCATTCAAAATACAAACATAGATTTTTGGTTTTATTCATGCAGACATATAGAATCAAATCTAGAATATTTTTGTGATATATATGCAGCTCGTTTTTTACATAATTTGTGCTCACGGTAACTCCAATCAAAGCTTCAAAGCAGTGTAATATGTTCAATCTCTTTGATGCAATAACTTTGGCACTAAAAGAATCAGAAAAAACTTTACAAAATGGAGATATTCTAGTAGTATCCACAAAATATGTATCATATTCTCAAGGCCGGCGCATACTACTAGAAGATATTCAATGCTCGCAAGATGGTCGCATACTAGGGAAAAAATATGGATTGGATGAAAATATGGCAGAGGTTATACTACGTGAATCCGATATTGTGTTTGGAGGGGTACGTGGTTTTGTCATGGCAGTATGTGGGAAAATTCTTGCACCCAATGCCGGAATAGATATGTCAAACTCGGAAGGCAATGTTGCAATTTTGTATCCAACAGACCCACATACGGTGGCAGAGCAGCTACGACGCAAGATATTTTTGAAATGGCATGTGCACGTTGGCATCATACTCTCAGATAGTAGGCTAGCTCCAGCAAGGTCAGGTACCACTGGCGTGGCAATCTCTTGTTCTGGAATATCCCCCACTGATGACAAGAGGGGAACAGTGGATCTTGATGGTAGGCCACTACTCGTCACCGTACAAGCAACTGCAGACAATATTGCTACAATTGCAAATCATACAATGGGGGAAGGAGCCGAGTCCATGCCTCTGACCATAGTAAGGGATTCAAAAATTGCGATGACTGGTAAAAGATCAAGCATAGATGATGGAACAGTGCCGTACGAAAAATGCCTCTATATTCGTAGCATCGGCAGTATACAAAGCACCATATGATGTATTAAATATAACCCAAATTTACCATTAAAATGAATGGATTACGCTACAAAATATCCAAAGACGATAAAGTTTACCAATGGAAAAAAAATAAAGATAAAGATAAACAAAGACGAGGTAGAACATTTGCATGTGGTAGTACGTAGAAATATAGACGAACTAGTTTGTATGTTTAAAAAAGAAGGATTTACTGGAGTAAAATTTGAACATAAAAAAGTCTCACAGATAGGCAAGGGTTTGAATTTAAAACTCAAAAGACCTTGGGAGATGCACATACGATTTATAGATATGAAAAAAGGTCTTGTTGCCATACAAGGAGAAGTAGAAGTTTCTAGAGATTATCTTCAACACTTGTTTTGCCAAAGCACTCCAGTCATATATGAGATAGAAAATGTACTCAAAAAAAATCTGATAGATTATCGTATATGGAATTCAAGAATTGGTAGTTATGTCATCTCCGTGTTGGACAATTATGCAATAAAGCTAGCAAGGCCAAATATACCAGTATTTGCATGGAAACCAATGGTCTACGTCATAGGATGCATCGGAACATTGTACCTGTGCAGGTATCTTTTCAGAGTATTCTAGCTACCAAGTTTTAATTACATACAGAATAGATTAGTTTCACATGGAAGATAGTACACATGTTCTAATGCAACATTATGGGATATCCCCATGGGAGTTGGAAGTAGCATATGGCATATTTAACAACAAATTCTCCGTTGAACAAGAGGATACTGAATATGAAGGTGATGAATATGTCAGCATATTTGAGATAGATATACCAGTGGTTTTTGGAGATGCATTCTTTGATTGGTTTGGACGCAAAGAATGGAACAAGTTAAAATTTCTCCTAAAAGAGATGAAACGTAGAAGAGGTGGCAGAAAGGCCATAAAAACGATCGTGAATTTTTCTAGTGTACCTGCAGTACGTTTTGTTGTAGACGTGCAAGATCGTGACTGGTACAACGATGCCATAGAAAAAATTGATTTTATGACAGAGCTCATATCACATCATTTGTCTGCAGATGAGATACCCAAAGGCACGAATGCTGTAACATACAGATATATCGAAAAGACAAAAAAATGGTCCATTCTAAAAGCTGTTGCAGATGGATGCAATTTTATAAAAAAAGATGATGTGTGGATAAACCAATCAAAGAGAGATCTAGACCTCTAGAGAATCTAGAATGTTTTGTACAGTCTCGATTGGTTTTCCATCAGATGCAATCTGCTGTACTGCTGGCGGATTTTCTTCATATCCTGGTATATTATCACCCATACGACTTACAAACGGACGTGCAGTATTGTTTTTGTAAAAGACTCCAACAGGTATCCGTGTTCCCCATTCAAGTGATTTTACAATGGCCGTGCCCATCTTTTCGTCAGTCTCATTTACATTGTTTACTGTGCCATCATATCCAGTATCATCTAGACGGTATATTCGCGAATGCCGTTCGGTAGCTTTTGATACGAGATCTTCACCGGCGTACCAATCACGTGTGTTTATATCATTATACGTAGGACATGGTTGCAACACATCTAGAAAAGACGTCCCTCTGTGTTGTATGGCCTCGATGATTAGATCTTTTAAATGTCGAACATCGTACGAGTATCCCCTAGCCACGAATGTAAATCCACTTGCAACTGCAAGTCCTATTGGATTTACAGCATAGTTTGGGTTTGGAACAGCAAGTGATTTTGTCTGATCTCCAAGCTTTAGTGTCGGTGATGCTTGACCCTTTGTGAGTCCATATACACCATTGTTGAATATGATGTATGTAATGTCTACGTTGCGCCTTCCAGCTGCAACAAAATGTCCTGCCCCTATTCCTAATCCGTCGCCATCACCTCCTGCAGCCAAAACTGTGAGTTTGGGGTTTGCAAGTTTTGCACCTTGTGCAAATGTCAAAACTCTTCCATGTAGCGTATGTACGCCATAGACGTTTACAAAGTGAGATGTCTTTCCAGAGCATCCTATTCCAGTAAATAGTGCAGTTTTGTGACGAGGTATATCCATCTCAGCTAGAGCCATTTGGATGGAATTTACTATACCAAAATCGCCACATCCCGGACACCAGTCGTTGTGCGTGTCGGTCTTAAAGTCGGAGAGTTTAGACACCATATGTTAAGACCTCACGTTTTTTTCCAGAGCCTGAAACTATAGACTCGATAGTATTGTATAATTCTGTACATGTCATTGCCCTGCCAGTATATTTTACAATGTTTACATTGGGTTTTATTCCAGTCTGTTGTCTTAAGAGCATGCCAAACTGTGAAGTTTGATTTGATTCAATGTTTATGATTGTTTTTGCGCCCTCTAGTAGTGAATAGACTATCTTTGCTGGAAACGGCCAGAGAAGCTTTACTTGTACAAATCCTACGCATACTCCTTTTTCTTTCAACATGTGCATAGCATCAAGTATAGGTCCTTTGCAAGAACCCCAGCTTGTTATCATTACTGGTTGTTTATCTCCATGCAAAACTGCTTGTTCTTTAAAAGGTAGTTCGTTTAATAGCTTTTCATATTTGGACATACGTTTTTCCATCATTTTTTTCCGCATTGTAGGATCTTCTGTTATATGTCCACTCTCATCGCGTTCATCTCCGGTATTCCAAAATATTCCACCTTTCATACCGAGACTTGAGCGCGGAGATATACCATCTGGTGTCAACTTGAATCGTTGGTAATCACCTTTTACATGGTCTAGCATTTTTCCTCGGTCTATGTTTATGCGTTCAGGCTCAAAGCGTGGACATGTACACACAGAACTAGCAATATACTTGTCCATCATGTGTATCACCGGTAATTGATAGTGTTCTGCATAGTTGAAACATTTTGCCGTATCGTAAAAGCTCTCCTCAACATCTCCAGAGGCATATACAAGGCGCGGAAATTCTCCATGTCCAGCATGAACTGCACATAATAGATCATCTTGTCCGTGTCGTGTCGGAAGTCCAGTTGATGGGCCGCTTCTTTGATAGAGGGTGATAACCATTGGAACCTCGTTGATGCCAGCCCAGCCTAGGGTTTCAGCCATTAGTGAAAATCCAGGACCAGATGTGCATGTGGCCGTACGGCATCCAGTAAGAACTGAACCAATTGTCATTCCTGCAGCACATATCTCATCTTCGGTTTGAACAACAATCACTGAACCAGGTTTTGAGCCTCCAAGTTTTTGATGTGATTCTAAAAAATAGCTTTCATCTGTTGCTGGCGTTATTGGATAGTATGGTTGCATACGACATCCACATACAAGTTTGCCTATTGCAGTGCCGTGATAACCTTGTACAAGTATTGTACTCTTTTTGTGTTTTGATATGGGTATTTTGATACGAGTATTTCCTAGTGATTCTCCTATAGCATGTGCATGACGCGAGGCTGATGCATTTATCTTTGCAAGTACAGGTTTTGTGGCAAAGATAGATTCGGTTGTAGATGCAACCATATCTGATGATGCTCCAAGCATTCCAAATGAGGCAGAGACACCTATAACGTTAAAGAGTCGGATCATGCGAGCTAGCTCTGGCTTGTCAAGATCCTTTGCAAGATTGTCCAATATTCCATGAAACGATATTGGATGCAAGTTTACGCCAGCAGTGTCTGCAGACTCTAGTATATCACGTACACGTATGTCATCTCTGCCATAACGTTCTTTGAGCATATCTAAAGATGGTCTATCGAGTGTCGGAACATCTGAAACTGACACATTCTCTAGTTTTAGATCATACATTATGATCCCGCCTTTGTTTACGCTCGAAGCATGTCTAAATATGGTCTCTGCATCATATGATGTCAAAAAATCTACTCCGCTGACGTTGGAACGGATCAGTTCTTCAGATGCACGTATGACAAAATAGCTATGTTCACCTTTTATGTTAGAATGGTATTCGCGTTTACCAAATATGTGGCAACCATTTGCAGCACATACTGAAGAGAAAATATTTGAGGCAGTCTCCACGCCACTACCTTGTGGACCTCCAATCATCCATGAAAGTTCCTGCGTCATAATTATATCGAATGTACCGTATTAATAAAATATGTCCCTAAATTTGAAAAGTGCTCAGCCACCAGTAGCAGCGTCAAATAATGCACATTCACATTTATCTCGCTCTCCGCAAAATGAACAGACACATTGACATATCTCATACAGGTTACCACAGTCATCACATTCTGTAAAGCCCAAGTTTTTTTCCATAATAGTATATGGGCGCAATCGTATAAATTGTTTGAGTTTGTATATATACATGATGGCAGATGTAATAATCACACGTCGCGTGCACGACTTTATATCTAAAAAACTCCTCACAAGATATACCGTATGGCAAAACCCATACTCATCACCCATTACAAAAACTATACTACTAAAACGTATGAAGAGTTGTAGAGGATTACTCTGTATGCCTTATGATGTTATAAATTCAAAAATCATTGATGCAGCTCCCAACTTGTCTACCATTAGTACGTTTAGTGTAGGTTATGATCATATTGACGTAAAATATGCAAAGAGCAAAGGCATATCCATAGGATACACACCTGATGTACTTTCAGATGCAACTGCCAACATGACGCTAGCACTCATGTTAGATGTTACCCGTGGAATCTCACATGGAGATAGAATAATACGTTCTAGTCAGTGGAAATTTGTCTATGCGCCACAACAGCTATGTGGCATCGACATATCAGGGAAAACACTTGGAATACTTGGAATGGGTCGTATAGGTACTCTTGTGGCAGAGCGCGCACGTGCTCTAGGTATGAAGATTGCATATCATAATAGACATAGACTTGCTACAAATATCGAAGAAAAGATCGGTGCCAAATACAAGAGTATGCGTTCGCTCTTTAGCGAATGCGATATTTTATCCATACATGTTCCTCATACTATCGACACACATCATCTTGTAAATGAGAGGATCATATCCATGATGCACCCTAGATCTTTTTTGATAAATACATCACGTGGTGCAGTCGTAGATGAGAAAAGCCTTGCTCGTGCAATAAAAGATGGTAGTATAAAGGGTGCAGGTTTAGATGTATTTGAATCAGAACCACTTTGTACAAAAAATCCACTAGTAAAGTTGGACAATGTAACATTGGTGCCTCACCTTGGCAGTGCCACAAAAGAGACAAGATACGCCATGGCTCGTATGGCACTAGATAACTTGTTGGCAGGCCTTGCAAAAAAGAAAATTCCCCATGCAGTTCCATATACTGATTAGAGATTTATAAGATCATCACACGATCCCTTTACACAGTTCGTACCAACTGCTTTTAAGACCGAAAAAGAGATCATGCCTTTTGGTACAGATCCCTTTGATTGCAAATGTGTCAGCTTTTCGCTCACCGCTAGACGATGTCTTGCACATGTAACTCCCACCATATATTCACCATCGTTTGTAGATATCGTAATTACATATTCTGGAGGACTTTTGCATTGTTTTCCATCATTTGCCATAGAACATCTGTCAGGTAACACAAATGATCATAATTTGCATCACGATATTAATCTTGGTCATTCATTTTCCAAATAGCACCGTCTTTATGACCTGTATATTCTAGTATTCCTTTTTCGCACAATCCTCTTACAATATGTTTTGCAAAGAACGGAGCCCCAGTTGCACCTGGTGAATTATAGTTTAGGATATGAATCGAATTTGTGCCATATTCTACCAACACATCTGGTACAAATTTTCCCTCTGGAGATATCAAGGGTGTTCTTATTCCAGCAGTTCCTCTCTTTAAGAAAAATTCTGGACGTATGTTTGGAATGAATGAGCGTATACGATTTATCATGGCAGATTTTGAAAGTGAGCTGTGCCATTCCTTTGAGATCAGGGACATAAATTCAGGATTTGTTAAAAGTTTCAAGGTACCACCTTGTAGCATTTGGCGCATCTTTGAAAATATTGTTTCAATATCTCCCACATATCCAGAGTACATCTCTGAACCCAAAACAGGTACGGCGTTTGGTCCGACCTCTACTGTTCCATCGGCTTTTTTTATCCAATGTGGATCCAAAAACGGATAGTTTGGGTATTTGGCCACCGTGTATACAGTAGTTTCAACCATCTTTGCATACTGTTCATCTGCCACCCAATATTCTCCTCTAAAGTGCATATCCGTATATTGTTTAGCAGATCCTGACATTTTTGCAATGTCAAGTGAATTTGCACCAGCACAATTTATCATATAATCACATTCTATTCTAGTACCGCCATCAAATTCCAACTCGTGACCATCGGTCACAGATTTGACATCTTTGAGATGCATTCCCATCATATATTCAGCACCAGCTCTTTGCGATTCAATAGCCATTCTTCTAGTAAGGGCTCCAAAATCTGTAGAGACCTCACGCGAACAATACAATGCAGAATGGCACTGTATGTGTGGTTCCATCTTTTTTACCTGCATAGCATCAAGAATTAAAATCTCTTCTTCTAGTATGCCGTTTTCTTTGGCCCATTTTGAATATTTTTCAAGTGTTGCATCATGTTCAGATTTTATTGCTAATTCTAAAAGGCCAGTTTTTTTCCATGGTATTTTATTATCAATGGCAATTTTTTCCCACATTGGATACGACTGTAATGAAGCTTTTGCCATTGTGGATTTTGTTTTTGGATCAAGGTAAAATGGCGAATGCATTACACCCGTATTACGTGAGCTTGCATGCTCTGCTTGCAACCTCTCCTTATCTATGACACATACGTTAGCTTTACACGTAGAGGATATCCAGTATGCCATACATACACCAAGTACTCCAGCACCCACGATTGCCACATCATACTGTTTAGACATTACATATAGATACCATGATCGACATTAAACCGTTTTGTGCAACTTTCTTCTTTAGTTATGCATACATGTGCAATTTTATAAATTCAAAAGTTATTTTTATCCAGTTATCGTTTTTTCATATATTGTGAACCTAGTACAGTTATCGATATGATTATTATCAGTGTTGGAATTATTAAAAATGACTCGTTTAATTTTACTAGTTGGTTGTATGTGTCTATTTGACCCACATAGTAATATGGTGCATATGCATATGTAGACAATTTTGATAGTGTTGCAGTAACTGATTGGTATCGCGTGTACAAGGGCGAGGAATGCATCAGCGATGCCTAGGCTCACGAGCTGCGTGCTGCTAAACACATGATGGCTCATATCGGAAACTCTATGAAGAGATGTGCATACTGTTTGAGAATGCCAATTGTGATGCATGTGTTTGAATACACATTTGCTTGCATGTTGGATGGATATCATAGTTTTGAAATGCAGAATCTGATCAAACGGTTGGAGAATGTAATAAAAGATCTATATGCATTTATTGAGCATAAAGACATTCCATCTACAAACAATGCCTGCCGAGTGTGATGTTGTGGTTCGCCGTAAGATAAACAGTATATGAAAAGAATCAAACTTTCTAACGTGTGTTTTGACATGGAAAGCACACGGTAAGAGCGTCTTTGAAGAGGTGTTATGTATTGTTTAATAGCTTATCTCATACGTATCATTTTAACACTCTCATTGGATCTATTCTACCACGTGATTTGTCAATCTCATATATGGTCGCCCATCTTCCAACAAATGTCCACAGTCAATGATTATTCCCAGTTATGTTCCAGCTAGTCTCATCCCCATGTATATTCAACTCGGTTTTTAGATCTTCCACCATCTGTTCATATAATGGACCAAATGCTGTAGCAGTTTTTCTTACTGCACGATTTATGGTAGATTCATTCATGTGTATGTTATATACCATTTCTAATAGTTTGGATATTTTTTTATATGATAATCCAGATGTTTTGAGTGTAGCTAGAAATACGGCTAGTTGGATTCCAAATCTTTCATTTGGTAATGCAGTATTGATTTTTGGCGTGATTGTTTTTTTGCAATATTTACAATATCTTCTAGATATAGTATATTCAGTATTGTATGCTCGTGCTGGAATAATATCTTCTACTATGCGTGTGTATTTGTGCACAATTTTGGATAGTTTGTTTCCGCAGATATGACATGATTTTTGATCCACCTTGGTTTTGTTATCTATTTGAACTGGTCTTTTTCTGCTGGTTCTTGCATGTTTGGAGCGTTTTCTTTTTATGTCTGAATCTGGTTTGTCGGGTTTTGCACGAATATTCTTTGCTACAAGAGCATTTGTCTTGATTTTTAATTCTTCAATATCTCGTATCATTTCTCCTTGTTTGTTTTCCTTGCGTAATAATGCATTTTCTTTCTCTAGATTCTTAGACCTAGGATAATTGTGTTTTATCTTTTCATTATTCATGAACGATTTTTTGTATTATACACCTGATCCAAAAATGTGATGATGAAAAATATTAGATCAGATGGTCAGACTTTTAAAACTCTAGTTACAAAAATTGTTAAAATGGCGCCGGGAGGGAGATTTGAACTCCCGTTCCCTTGCGAGAACGCGCTATATGGCGATGTTTCCAGGCGCGCGCCCTACCAGGCTAGGCGATCCCGGCACGGTCATAAAGACCGTATGGAGTGACTGTTGGTCATTAAATAAAGATTAGTCAAGGTATGGTAAACGTAATTCTATCAGTCAATGTACACTCTTCAAATGTGGATCATTTCTTCTGCATGGTAATCATCATATGATCTCTATCATAATAGATGCACTGATTATAGATACATGCGACCAGATCGTATACGTTCCAGTAGCAAAATTTGTAGTATCCCACGATATAGTCTGCACCTGGTTGGGTTCAATGGTCTCATACTTTTCCCCATGAGATGGGCGCCACACTATTAGACCTTTAGAGTCGGTCACGCTAACTCCAAAAGCATCGTTTGGAAAAGAGAGTGGGTACAAGCCTTTATTTTTGATCGCAATTATTACAGATTCGCCTGCTGTGTATTCTGTTTTTGGTATAGTTAACAAGAGAGGTAAATGTTTGTTGTCAGTTTGATCTGCAAATAAAATTCCCAATATAACAGCAGAGATCATCCCTACACAAACAGCCATGAGAAGATTTTTGTTTATCATTATTGTCTCAGCGTCTATTTTTTGCAGATTTTGGATCTACTGCTCTTGTACGCCAGCTTTTTTTGTACGTGCCAGGCTCCATTATTATACGCCTTGTCTCAAAAGCATGTCCTTTTGCCCCTTCCGATATTGTATCTTTGTCCATTATGGCATTTGCAAGTGCGACTGCTTCTCCTTTTTGTGTATAAATTGCTACAAAATCTCCCTTTTCAAGATCACGAGGTATCTGTAGTACACCAGGTATTGCAAGTTGTGCTCCATGACATAATGCATCAACTGCAGAATCACGTATGATGACTGATTTTATCTCGCCGAGTGCATCTTCCACTGGATGTATCATGCTCCGAAGTTTTGAATCATCATCATTCTCTTTCCACACAGCGTATGCGTTAGATAGTGCATGCATTGTAACAAGACCCATCTCTTCGCCAAACTGTGCCACTCGAGTTCGTCTTAATTCGATCATCGATGCACCTGATCCCATAACTTCACCCATATCGTAGATAAGTTTGCGTATGTATGTTCCAGATTCACATACAGTACGCATCAAAACAAGTGAGTCTTTTTGTTCCATTATCTCGATCTCATATATCGTCCGTATTCTAGTACGACGTAGAACAGAGGAGCGTTGTGGAGGTTTTTGGTAGATTTCTCCAGTAAACGTATTTTTTAGTGACTCTAGTACCTGATGCGATGGCATAGAGTGAAACCGCCCAATGCCCACATACTCTTTTGTGCCAAAGAGTAAAACACCCAATGCTTTTGTAGCATTTCCAAGTCCCAACGGTAAAACACCTGAGACTTGTGGATCGAGAGTACCGCTATGACCTATCTTTGGTAGATCTAGC
Coding sequences within:
- a CDS encoding tRNA pseudouridine synthase, which produces MTLKQLQDLQILDQDIIDAEHGCYYDKRTTKQLLDNGIVLLDKPPGPTSHEVVAWTKRMLDLPKIGHSGTLDPQVSGVLPLGLGNATKALGVLLFGTKEYVGIGRFHSMPSHQVLESLKNTFTGEIYQKPPQRSSVLRRTRIRTIYEIEIMEQKDSLVLMRTVCESGTYIRKLIYDMGEVMGSGASMIELRRTRVAQFGEEMGLVTMHALSNAYAVWKENDDDSKLRSMIHPVEDALGEIKSVIIRDSAVDALCHGAQLAIPGVLQIPRDLEKGDFVAIYTQKGEAVALANAIMDKDTISEGAKGHAFETRRIIMEPGTYKKSWRTRAVDPKSAKNRR
- a CDS encoding FAD-dependent oxidoreductase, whose protein sequence is MSKQYDVAIVGAGVLGVCMAYWISSTCKANVCVIDKERLQAEHASSRNTGVMHSPFYLDPKTKSTMAKASLQSYPMWEKIAIDNKIPWKKTGLLELAIKSEHDATLEKYSKWAKENGILEEEILILDAMQVKKMEPHIQCHSALYCSREVSTDFGALTRRMAIESQRAGAEYMMGMHLKDVKSVTDGHELEFDGGTRIECDYMINCAGANSLDIAKMSGSAKQYTDMHFRGEYWVADEQYAKMVETTVYTVAKYPNYPFLDPHWIKKADGTVEVGPNAVPVLGSEMYSGYVGDIETIFSKMRQMLQGGTLKLLTNPEFMSLISKEWHSSLSKSAMINRIRSFIPNIRPEFFLKRGTAGIRTPLISPEGKFVPDVLVEYGTNSIHILNYNSPGATGAPFFAKHIVRGLCEKGILEYTGHKDGAIWKMNDQD
- a CDS encoding Transposase yields the protein MNNEKIKHNYPRSKNLEKENALLRKENKQGEMIRDIEELKIKTNALVAKNIRAKPDKPDSDIKRKRSKHARTSRKRPVQIDNKTKVDQKSCHICGNKLSKIVHKYTRIVEDIIPARAYNTEYTISRRYCKYCKKTITPKINTALPNERFGIQLAVFLATLKTSGLSYKKISKLLEMVYNIHMNESTINRAVRKTATAFGPLYEQMVEDLKTELNIHGDETSWNITGNNH
- a CDS encoding D-glycerate dehydrogenase, whose product is MMADVIITRRVHDFISKKLLTRYTVWQNPYSSPITKTILLKRMKSCRGLLCMPYDVINSKIIDAAPNLSTISTFSVGYDHIDVKYAKSKGISIGYTPDVLSDATANMTLALMLDVTRGISHGDRIIRSSQWKFVYAPQQLCGIDISGKTLGILGMGRIGTLVAERARALGMKIAYHNRHRLATNIEEKIGAKYKSMRSLFSECDILSIHVPHTIDTHHLVNERIISMMHPRSFLINTSRGAVVDEKSLARAIKDGSIKGAGLDVFESEPLCTKNPLVKLDNVTLVPHLGSATKETRYAMARMALDNLLAGLAKKKIPHAVPYTD